Proteins encoded together in one Lathyrus oleraceus cultivar Zhongwan6 chromosome 5, CAAS_Psat_ZW6_1.0, whole genome shotgun sequence window:
- the LOC127078855 gene encoding uncharacterized mitochondrial protein AtMg00860-like has translation MDYMNRIFQPYLDQFVMIFIDDILIHSRTPQEHEEHLRIVLSVLQEKQLFAKLSKCEFWMDEVKFFSHVISQGGVSVDPSKVEAVINWERPKNASEVRSFLGLSGYYRRFIKGFSQIALPMTRLTRKEISLKWDLKCEQSFMSLKERLTTAPVLIIPDPSKSYEVFCDASKKGLGGVLMQSGQVVTYASRQLKPHEESYRLMILN, from the coding sequence ATGGACTATATGAATCGGATATTTCAACCTTACTTAGACCAGTTCGTCATGATCTTTATTGATGACATTCTTATTCATTCTCGTACTCCCCAGGAGCACGAAGAACACCTAAGGATTGTCCTGTCAGTACTGCAAGAGAAGCAACTTTTTGCCAAGTTAAgtaagtgtgaattttggatgGACGAAGTGAAGTTTTTTAGTCATGTTATATCACAAGGAGGAGTATCAGTGGATCCATCTAAAGTTGAAGCAGTTATTAATTGGGAAAGACCGAAGAATGCTTCCGAAGTCAGAAGTTTCTTAGGTTTGTCAGGTTACTATCGAAGGTTTATAAAGGGGTTTTCGCAGATAGCATTACCAATGACTAGACTTACCCGAAAGGAAATTTCTTTAAAATGGGATTTGAAGTGTGAACAGAGTTTCATGAGCTTGAAGGAAAGGCTAACGACTGCTCCTGTTTTAATCATCCCTGATCCTAGTAAGTCTTATGAAGTATTTTGTGATGCCTCTAAGAAAGGATTAGGAGGGGTGTTAATGCAGAGTGGTCAGGTTGTAACCTATGCCTCTCGTCAGTTGAAGCCTCATGAAGAGAGCTATCGACTCATGATCTTGAACTAG
- the LOC127078856 gene encoding uncharacterized protein LOC127078856, whose product MTNQGVPRDWEHFKTTFLDKYFPSSLRTQKEFEFQQLRQGTMTIVPYAEKFEDMAAYSRQAAYAPDERWKIDQFVFGLRGEISHSVSQREFTTYVELLRQCYVDENSLKKVQEEMDQYRSGQRDQGRPGSQFMPRPQAFKGKQVEHARPNHPPQCQVCKKSHFGRYDGSGIRCFTCQREGHMSRECPQNKNQMQGRNTGRVYTLDARKAKSNNALIAGTCLVNDHPCFVLFDYGATHSFVSIQCMKRLGLQEIPLSPPMMVTTAMDDVVEKLWICENCSLSVNGRIFQIDLICLPLKKVDVVWGMDWLSANSVFIGCEEKLIIIL is encoded by the coding sequence ATGACCAATCAAGGAGTACCTAGGGATTGGGAGCATTTTAAGACTACTTTCCTGGATAAGTATTTTCCTAGCTCCTTGAGAACTCAGAAAGAATTTGAGTTTCAGCAGCTTAGACAGGGTACTATGACAATAGTTCCGTATGCTGAGAAGTTTGAAGATATGGCTGCTTATTCTAGACAAGCCGCGTACGCACCAGATGAGAGGTGGAAGATTGATCAGTTTGTTTTTGGTCTAAGGGGTGAAATTTCTCATAGTGTTTCTCAAAGGGAATTCACTACTTACGTTGAATTATTAAGGCAATGCTATGTGGATGAGAACAGTTTGAAGAAAGTTCAAGAAGAAATGGATCAATATAGGAGTGGACAGAGAGACCAAGGGAGGCCAGGTAGCCAATTTATGCCTAGACCTCAGGCTTTCAAAGGAAAACAGGTGGAACATGCAAGACCTAACCATCCTCCTCAATGTCAAGTATGTAAGAAGTCTCATTTTGGAAGATATGATGGAAGTGGAATTAGGTGTTTTACTTGTCAGAGAGAGGGTCACATGTCTAGGGAGTGTCCCCAAAATAAGAATCAGATGCAGGGGAGGAATACTGGTCGAGTTTATACTTTGGATGCAAGGAAGGCTAAGAGCAACAATGCCTTAATTGCTGGTACGTGTCTCGTCAATGATCACCCTTGTTTTGTATTGTTTGATTATGGGGCGACACACTCATTTGTATCAATTCAATGCATGAAGCGTCTTGGCTTACAAGAAATTCCCTTGTCTCCTCCTATGATGGTTACTACCGCCATGGATGATGTGGTTGAGAAACTATGgatttgtgaaaattgttcgCTCTCGGTGAATGGTAGAATTTTTCAGATTGATCTTATTTGTTTACCACTTAAGAAGGTTGACGTGGTTTGGGGGATGGATTGGCTTTCTGCCAATTCGGTGTTTATTGGATGTGAAGAGAAGTTGATTATCATtctgtaa